A single genomic interval of Pelagerythrobacter marensis harbors:
- a CDS encoding DUF6950 family protein: protein MSRLPDWEHRLSATIAEWRVRPFRWDRDCARWGAAVVIAQTGIDPIAEWRGRYRTKREALELLAEKPMPVRLDELFPRVHPAMARRGDIALTQKSCLGCVLGGEALFYFAAGGMTRVPRREWEGVWGVGRDG from the coding sequence ATGAGCCGGTTGCCCGATTGGGAGCATCGCCTCTCTGCCACCATTGCGGAATGGCGTGTCCGCCCGTTTCGGTGGGACCGCGATTGCGCGCGGTGGGGCGCGGCGGTCGTCATCGCGCAGACGGGTATCGATCCGATCGCCGAATGGCGCGGGCGCTATCGAACAAAGCGCGAGGCGCTGGAACTGCTGGCCGAGAAACCGATGCCGGTCCGGCTCGATGAGTTGTTCCCGCGCGTACATCCCGCAATGGCGCGGCGAGGGGATATCGCGCTGACGCAGAAGTCCTGCCTTGGATGCGTGCTGGGCGGCGAGGCGCTGTTCTATTTCGCCGCCGGCGGGATGACCCGGGTTCCACGTCGCGAG